GGGTCTTCCTCCACCGCAGAGTGGTGGTTCCCGGAGAATCCTGGCGAATTCTTGTGCAGACCAGAGGAATGAAGTGATTAATTGTCTAAAATGGCGTGTTTGGAGCTTGGCAGAACGTGACTTGCTAGGTGTTACCCCCCATCCGCGCCCTCAGCCAGGTTGCATTTGTGTTTGGTGGGCACAAAGGTGGTTGGGTGTCTCTCGTGTTTGTTGTCGAGACGGGGTCGCCTTCAAGATTTCTGAACTGGTGTGATTCTGTGTGTGGGTAGGAAAGCggggtgtgggggggggggcgcgaTAGGGATGGTGAtggaagagaggagggaagggctgtCTTATTGTATGCCGAGGCGGCGTGCCCTGGGTTCTTGGAAAGGTTGCTGGCTGGCTGAATAGAGCTGGGCAGAAAGGTTTCAGGGCCTTTTGAGGGGCTTTCCCACTATTCTAAATCTTTATTAGTAGCTGTCTGTGGAATTACACACCCATTTGACTTTTAAATGGTCTCCCTAGGGTGGGAAGACTCTGTGGGTCCTTGAAGAACCtgtccagatggccaacaagagGCAGTCCTTGTGTGTCTGTCAGGATTGTTCGTGTGCGTGGCGCCCCGACCACTGCGGAGGCTGTCCCGGCGCTGCCCGAACCCAGGCGGATGGCCACGGTTGGGTGGGCGCGAGAGGTCGGCCAAGGGTGGCTGCTTCACAAACACAGGGCACCTACCACGCCTCTTTTCCTAGAGCAGCAGAGGCCGTGTTGCTTCGCGTGCCCTAACCTAATGGGGAAGGCGAGCTCTGCCTAGAGGCTTTGAACCcgttaaaaatgcaaaatgaacCGCCGGGGCGCGCCCGGGCTTCACAGAATCACGGACGAAGGTGGGCGTGGAAACAGACGCGAGACCTCAGAAATAATGGGTCTCCCCACAGCCTTGTTGGTTTTATCCCGACCAGGGTGCCACCTGAGCTTTGTTTGCGGACTGTGGGCTGCGCGATCAGGGCTCGGGGGCGCCTCGGCCGGCGGGCAGGGCCCGACCGGGCAGGGCGGGGTGGCccggaggccccgcccctccgcgTCCGCCTGCGCCCGGCTCCGCGCCGTGGAGGCGCAGCGCCCCCTGTTGACCCCGTGCCCTAGGCGAGCTTAGGGCCTTTGCTTACGGCCCGGGCGCTTCTGGCTGGAACGCTGGGATCCCCCTGGGAGTTCTTGGTGTTTTGAAGATGCCTGTAGAGTTTAGGGAGAAACGGGGATGTGTAACATAGGTGCAGATCATCGGCTCTGGCTCTGTGCCTTCTTCCAAAGGGCGTTTGGTATATCATATATTACGTGGCTCCTTTATTCCAAAGCTCGTGAGGGGAAGGCTGGAATGGGTTACCCTTTGCTTTCCACGTTTCGGACTGGGCCCTTTTAAGTCCTTAAGACATTTGCTGAGTGGTCAAGGCTACTCCTGTGCCTTTAGGCACCCCAAACTGGACTGCCCCCACGTCTTCTAGGAACTCTCATCTGAACATCCAACTCCGCCTCCCCCTTAGGGAGGGGATCTCCAAAGCCAGAGGGGATTAGGGGGGATGCTGGTCCCCCTCGGTccaggggttgggggcaggaaTGCTAGCACCCAGGCCCCTTCAGTGACGCTCCCGCTTTCTCTGCCCCGCAGGAAAATGGCCACGTGAAGGTAAACGGCGACGCTTCTCCCGCGGCCGCCGAGCCGGGCGCCAAGGAGGAGCTGCAGGCCAACGGCAGCGCCCCGGCCGCCGACAAGGAGGAGCCCGCGGCCGCCGGGAGTGGGGCTGCGTCTCCCACTGCGGCTGAGAAAGATGAaccggccgccgccgcccccgagGCCGGGGCCAGCCCCGCGGAGAAAGAGGCCCCCGCGGAGGGCGAGGCGGCCGAGCCCGGCTCACCCACAGCCGCCGAGGGGGAGGCCGCGTCGGCTGCCTCCTCGACGTCTTCGCCCAAGGCCGAGGACGGGGCCACGCCCTCGCCCAGCAACGAGAccccgaaaaaaaaaaagaagcgcTTTTCCTTCAAGAAGTCTTTCAAGTTGAGCGGCTTCTCGTTCAAGAAGAAcaagaaggaggcaggagagggcggTGAGGCAGAGGGCGCAGCCGGCGCCTCGGCCGAAGGCGGCAAGGACGAGGCCCCTGGGGGCGCTGCTGCGGCCGCCGGCGAGGCAGGCGCGGCCTCCGGGGAGCCGGTGGCGGCGCCGGGCGAGGAGGCGGCCGTGGGCGAGGAGGGGGCGGCGGGGGGCGACGCGCAGGAGGCCAAGCCCGAGGAGGCCACCGTCGCGCCCGAGAAGCCGCCCGCCAGCGAGGAGGCCAAGGCCGCAGAGGAGCCCACCAAGGCGGAGGAGAAGACCGAGGAGGCTGGGGCCAGCGCCGCCGCCAGCGAGGCGCCCTCGGCCTCCGGGCCCGGCGCGCCCCCGGAGCAGGAGGCGGCCCcggcggaggaggaggcggcggccgcAGCGTCGTCAGCCTGCGCAGCCCCCTCACAGGAGGCCCAGCCCGAGTGCAGTCCAGAAGCCCCCCAAGCGGAGGCGGCAGAGTAAAAGGGCAAGATTTTTTAAGATAATCGAAGAACTTTTCTCCCCCCGTTTGTTTGTTGGAGTGGTGCCAGGTACTGGTTTTGGAGAACTTGTCTACAACCAGGgattgattttaaagatgtctttttttattttacttttttttaagcagcaaattttttttccccctccccacaGATCCCATCTCAGATCATTCTGTTACCACCATTCCAACAGGTCGAGGAGAGCTTAAATACCTTCCTCTGccttgtttctcttttatttttatttttttgcatcagTATTAATGTTTTTGCATACTTTGCATCTTTATTCAAAAATGTAAACTTTCTTTGTCAATCTATGGACATGCCCATATATGAAGGAGATGGGTGGGTCAAAAAGGGATATCAGATGAAGTGATAGGGGCCAGGATGGGGAAATTTAAGTGGTGCATAACATTGCCAAGATAATGTACCACTAGAAATGATGGTGTAAAggcttagtctttttttttttaagaaaagttatTACGATGTATTTTGTGAGGCAGGTTTACAACACTACAAGTCTTGactaagaaggaaagagaaaaaaacaccaatacccagatttttaaaaagatcatagtCTTAGGAGTTCATTTAAACCATAGGAACTTTTCACTTATCTCATGTTAGCTGTACCAGTCAGTGATTAAGTAGAACTACAAGTTGTATAGGCTTTATTGTTTATTGCTGGTTTATGACCTTAATAAAGTGTAATTATGTATTACCAGCAGGGTGTTTTTAACTGTGACTATTGTATAAAAACAAATCTTGATATCCAGAAGCACATGAAGTTTGCAACTTTCCACCCTGCCCATTTTTGTAAAACTGCAGTCATCTTGGACCTtttaaacacaaattttaaaCTCAACCAAGCTGTGATAAGTGGAATGGTTACTGTTTATACTGTGGTATGTTTTTGATTACAGCAGACAATGCTTTCTTTTCCAGTCGTCTTTGAGAATAAGGAAAAAATCTTCAGATGCAATGGTTTTGTGTAGCATCTTGTCTATCATGTTTTGTAAATACTGGAGAAGCTTTGACCAATTTGACTTAGAGATGGAATGTAACTTTGCTTACAAAAATTGCTATTAAACTCCTGCTTAAGGTGTTCTAATTTTCTGTGAGCACACTAAAAGcgaaaaataaatgtgaataaaatgtACAAATTTGTTGTGTTTCTTTATGTTCTGATAAAATTCTGAAACTTTGAGGTCTTAGGTTCATTTTGAGGAAGATCTCGCATGCCATCAAGAGTAAATTTTCTTGTGGTTTTTAATCTGAAGTTTTCGAACTCAAATTTATAATCAGTATCAGATGACGTACAAAAATATCTTGCAACATTCCATGTCAAATCTGTTGCCATTTATCTGCAtttagttttcatttaaaaattgaagttatttttattatagttgTATAGCATATCAGAATAAATCACTTAATACAAAAGTGGTATGACCCGAAGACTATTTGAACGTCTTAAGTGAAAATTTCATaaaactttttgtgtgtgtgtgtgtgtgtcatgcaGGTCcagaaacaagtttatactgagTGAGAGTCTACTTAATCCAAACTGCAGATGGGTCATGAAAAGTGAccatatgtgggtttttttttttttttttggagtattACCTGCCATTGTAATTGTTTAGTGCTTGGCTAATTTCCAAATTATAGCTTAGATAATGCATTATACTTTAGGGAAACAAGCTTATGTAAAGAAGTAATGGTGATGAATGGACAACATTGTCAGTTTATGGGCCTTTAGTACTTGCCTCATTTCAATAGTTGCAAGCAGTTTTGTTTTGATGAAAGTAGTGTGTTAGCATCTTATTACTCAGAGGAAAAGATAGAGTATAAAACTTCCTTGTATAGTAATAATCCTTACTAGTTTACCTTCTTTGCTCTCTACCACCCCATAActggatttattttctttactggACCCTAAACTGAATTGAATTTTAAGATAGAGATGTGTATTAAATACCATTACTTcactaaatacaaaagaaagtgTTTACGCACACCTGCTTTGCTGTTTTTGAGCAGTGTGCCTGGTAGGGTTCACAATAAGTCAGTGAACCATGTTTGTAATAACTGGATGCCAAATCTTAAACTCattagaaaaataacacattagCTTTTGAAATGTGCTTTTAATTGGAATAGTGGGTCATAAATAATAGTTGATGACCTCTCTTTACCAAACACCCTCCCTGCTAATAAAATCAAGTAACATTTGGAAGAGTGTGTACTTTTAGTTGGGGTTTCTTCATCTTGGAGGATGTTTGAAAGTTAAAAGTCAAATCTGGTAACCAAAGGACTGCTTTATGGGGTCTCCACCTTAACAACTTTTTCTCAAATACCTATTTGGACAAGTACAGCACCTGGTATGTGGTAGGACTCagaaaaaatggatttaaaaaagtAACTCCTGAGTAGTTGAAAATACTGTGTAGCCAACTATATTTCTAGGTTTGTTCTTTTAACAGCTGGAATTTATTAAGATGCATTACTTTGATTTTAATCATTGCCTAAAACACTTTGGGTGGTATTGATGGAGTGGTGGATTTTCCACCAAATGATTAAATGAAATTTGACATATATCTTTTCATCCAAAGTTTTGTACATCACATTGTTTTCTAATGGAAAAATGTTAATATGGCTTTTTGTATTACTAAAATAGCTTTgagattaaggaaaaataaataactcttgTACAGTTCAGTATTGTCTTTTAAATCTGTATTGGCAGTATGTATAATGGCATTTGCTATGGTTATAAAATACTTCCTCTGGATTATAATCATCATTTGATCCAATTCCTATTGCttgtaaaataaagttttatcaattGATATAATCAAGCTTGCTAAAATAGGAttttttacaaatttaattttaaaacaagttttagaaaaaatttttaaatcttaagtGTTGATGGTAAGTACAACTATTATTCAGTTTGACTGAAAAGTATGCTTGACATTATACTTAGGATATAAAATTATATCCACTGAAGGTGAGTTTTAATGGTCACaagtcaattaaaaatttttatgctagaatttgataatatatttgagaaaaatgtaatttatttacattttccccTCATATGAATATAAACTTAATAAAGGTTGCAATTAAAGTTAAGTATGTGAGGGAAGGgtactttttgtttttgtatattttaagtaGATCCAGCTGGGAGGGGTATATAGTTTAACATAGCCCAAGTTAGCTttgaaaattgagaaaattgaTTAAGTAACAAGACTATTagcttttatctttcctttagtCATTAACTGCAAATTGAGAATTTTTCCACCTCTTCGCTTCCCAGCTATATGAAAGTGCTTAAAGCAGTATGTAGCCAacaggaattttaaaatgttttcagtctGTAAATGCACCAGTCCCTCCTGGGGATTTGAGTTCCAGCACTCCTTTAAATTACACCCaacaatgctattttaaaaatagaaaataagtacTTTTTAAAGGTGTGAAAGTTAACCATATTTTATGTTcctgaaaaagtgaaaaattactGATCCTGAACTACTCCTGTCTATAGTTCTTCCCCTCAGCTGTTCAACATCAGCTATAAAACAAACCTAAATATCTACCCCATCATAAGAcccataaaataattatttcaaaatttttagaaACCCTGATAATCTCAGTTCTAGTGTTTTGGTCAAATTAGAGCATAGACTTCTTAGTACTACTAGTAAATAAGAAACGAGAATAACTTTATCAATTGCTGTTACTACAACATCTCTCATTTCTGGAGAAAGGTGAAAGGCAACAGGATTACTCATCACTTAGAATTTCAATAAATAGAACATTTCAGTTGAGTTTGTTAAGTTAGCATTACAGATTGTCTTCCTAACAAGTGGGCAAGTGTTCCTTAGGTTTAAAATGTGGCTTAAGGGCTGGATATGGTGCTAGCACTCTGTACCTGGGTAATTAGTAGGGGTGAGAAAAGGAGAGGGATTCTTGGGGAGAGTTATAAATTGGAAGTCTAAGAAAGTTCTCATAGCA
This sequence is a window from Vicugna pacos chromosome 8, VicPac4, whole genome shotgun sequence. Protein-coding genes within it:
- the MARCKS gene encoding myristoylated alanine-rich C-kinase substrate codes for the protein MGAQFSKTAAKGEAAAERPGEAAVASSPSKANGQENGHVKVNGDASPAAAEPGAKEELQANGSAPAADKEEPAAAGSGAASPTAAEKDEPAAAAPEAGASPAEKEAPAEGEAAEPGSPTAAEGEAASAASSTSSPKAEDGATPSPSNETPKKKKKRFSFKKSFKLSGFSFKKNKKEAGEGGEAEGAAGASAEGGKDEAPGGAAAAAGEAGAASGEPVAAPGEEAAVGEEGAAGGDAQEAKPEEATVAPEKPPASEEAKAAEEPTKAEEKTEEAGASAAASEAPSASGPGAPPEQEAAPAEEEAAAAASSACAAPSQEAQPECSPEAPQAEAAE